The region ATTATGAATTGCCTGAAGCATCAGAAAGCTACACAGCAGGTACAGTTGCAGCACGACAAGTGGATGCGTTAGGTTTCAGATTTTATCATGCAACGGATGGATTAACAGAAAAAGATTTAGAGTATAAACCAACAGATTCTGTGAGGACAACTGCAGAAACAGTAGATCATATTTACGACCTATCAAAAATCATATTAAATTCAACATTAAAAAAAGCCAATTCAAAAGAGAGTGCTAACTTAACTTTTGAGGACAAACGTGCTGCTACTTTAAAAAATCTAAAACAAGCAGCAGATATTTTAAGAGCAAGCGAAGATATCTCGCAATTCAAAATCATTTTTGGAGAAAGACAGATTCCGTTTTGGAATAACATTAATGGACCAATAGCAGATGCTATTTGGCATTGTGGACAAATTGCCTCATTTAGACGTGTAACTGGCAATCCTATAAATCCAAAAGTGAATCACTTTACCGGAACTGTAAAAAAGTAATTATTGATTTTTAGAATCTTGTAATTTTCGATTCATCTCATCAATTTCTTTTTTTCTAGCTAGTAGCTCTTCGTTAAAATAAACACCATCAGAGTGCATGTCTGCAGGAGTACGATAGGACATAAAGTGATTTTTCGATTTCATAACAATTTTTTTTGTTTACAATTTAATAATAAAAGTTAAACAAAATTGTTAATATATTTATAATAGTGACATTTAATTCATCAATCCATTGCTTTACATAACTTATGAAACCAACATTACATCAAATTCATCCTGTATTACCAGTACAAAATGTGTTAGCAGCCTTATTTTTTTATACTCAAAAATTAGGATTTACTATTGCTTTTGCAGACGATCCTAAAAATCCAACGTATGCAGGAATACGTCGTGATCATATTGAAATTCATTTGCAGTGGCACGATGAAAAGGAATGGGATTTTAAAGTTGATAGACCAATGCTGCGTATAGTCACTCAATATGTTGACGCGTTATATGATGAATATAAAGATAAAGACGTGTTTCATCCAGAAACCGTAGTTAAAGATACCGCTTGGCAAACTAGAGAATTTGCGTTTTACGATTTATATAAAAATGGATTAACCTTTTATCAAAATCTGTAAGTTATTGCGAGAAAACGAAACCATCTTATCAAATTAATAACTAGGTACT is a window of Olleya sp. YS DNA encoding:
- a CDS encoding VOC family protein, encoding MKPTLHQIHPVLPVQNVLAALFFYTQKLGFTIAFADDPKNPTYAGIRRDHIEIHLQWHDEKEWDFKVDRPMLRIVTQYVDALYDEYKDKDVFHPETVVKDTAWQTREFAFYDLYKNGLTFYQNL